caaagaacaaaattaaagTGTTACAATGAATAGACATAAACCGTTATTACGATATCTgtttttatcttatctatCATCTTTATAGAATATTCCTTCGTGTGAGATAAAATTGGGAAAAAAATTGGCAAACCGATTTTATACATGCTTCAATCATATTCTTTGTAAATCTTCCTAATTTGTCGATTAGcgtttatcaatattttcttcgtGCTTTGCTTCGCAGGTCAACAGGTGATTCTGTTAGGCAGTTAATTAGCGCAGTGAAATATGCTTGAGACACGCGACTACGCGTGATAAGAATCAGAAACAAGAAAGCGTACATATCATTCTGCAGAAACATTGACAGAACGTGTGTTCACGCTCTTTCTAATggtcattattaattaaaaatactatcaATCTGCCGTTCTGCGACTGAGCTTGCACCAACTTCTAACTTGTCTTCCCACTCTGGTATTCGCTCTCATGTGATACGGTCTTTCTGCCGCATAACGCCCGAGCTCATTCCATCATTGCACGACTTTCAGTCCATCAATTACGCTTCGTGACAACGTTATTGCATTACGGTCGTGAGATAATAATCCGGGCGTCCGGAATTGCACGTCGAAATGTCGAGCGTGAAACGATCCGCGGCAtacattattagaaaatagataataaatcgTGATCAagttatttctctttttccccGGCTTCTTTCCTTGCTTTAATACCGCACCGACGGTTGCACAAAAAGCGCCGCCGCGGTTCAGGAATTCTAGCAATTCGAAAACAGTAACAGAAATTGCCAATCTCGAAATACCTATTCGAACATTAGGCGCAATGCAGATACGCGTATCTGTTGTACGCGTACGAGCAACTTGCAACCGAATTCCGATCGAGAAACGCTTTGCGCGCACACGTACGCGCACACGCACGATGATGAATTTTAAAGATGAACTATCGGATGTCTGCCTTGACATTGCGCCGGTGCGAGAAACCGCGCAAAAAAAAGACGGAAAGTGGCCGTGGCGGCGGCTCACCTTGCCTTTGATACAGAAACCGCGCGGAGAGACGAGCCACGGCAAACTCCGTATTGCGCCGATCGTTCCGACGATTGAGACGACCTTTATCCGCGATTACACCGAGAGCCCGGTAATTGTGTTCGATCAACGGCATCCTTCGACAGTCTCTCAGACGCGTTTGATGCCTCGACTGTCGTTGAGAGTATCGTAAATCGACTGTAATGATTTCATCAGGCTTTACGTAAGGAAAGATCTCGGGGGAGAAAGAAATTGTACTCCGAAGATCCGTCCCGTTCCTCCACCTTTCTCGTGTTTGCGTAAGAATTACGAAGTTTATGACGCGATAACGGATTTTCGAAGCGGTTTGCACCACTGCGCGTCTCCGTAATTCTCTTCATTAATTAGATTGTGACAGTCTTTCTCTTGCGACACCACCAAGCGATAGACTGACGCGAGAAATAGAGACTGAACACGCGAAGTAGCCATAAAACCCAGGAttcgtaaaaaatgtttaaaggaCAGATCATAATGAATCGCGAAGTTAATGCAGATGAAGATAATGTCACTTGAAAATGCAAATAGAGCTATTAGTGagaattagataaaattatgcTAAGAAAATAAGCTGTTTAGCAaaatcttttatcaattttaacttttcatCAAATGCAAAAATACGTTCTcaacaaaatgaaaatgttgaaaagaCATATCCGTTCATAAATATTCTACAAAGTAGCAGCTGTTCGGAGCAGTATGTTATAGAGTCATAAATTTCCTCGGTATGTGATGGAAATTGTATATTAGAGAAGCATGGTCAGCGATCGATCAGTCGTAAAAATTGTCACGCACCTCCGTCACGGTCGATATAACTTTAGAGATCAGTCGTCAGATTGCGAGGCAAAGGGATATAATTCCGACATTTTACAGCGCGCAATTTTCAACGGTGACGCACGACTGTGCCCAGCATTCGCTCTTGAAGCCTATCTCGCTAATTTAAAGCCTATACTTAGTATCATTATGCCGATAGAGTGTCATTATTTAGCACCTGACAGACCAGATCTCCGCCGAACggaatttgatataaaataccGATAATTATCGTAATAACGGTCATTTTTCGGACAGTTGTAACGGGCGAAATTATCCCCGTGGTGATTCGAGCGCACGTTTCGTCAGGCAGCTGTTACTTCATGAGAATCCAAGTGATTAGAAAGCACtctaactttataattaataaccgGCAATTTATATGTGATACGAGCGAACTACATTCTTAGCTTCTTACATCTATCCTTCGTTCAGATCTATGTTAATCAATGATAGACGTGTGAATGCTCATTGAGAAAGACACATTCTCAATCGTCTGTTGTCACACTTGCGATTCACAAGGTTGCAGCGCTGCGTAAATGTAATTCAAAAAGATCAAAGATCTGACAATAtaactttaacatttttttctattcctTTCTGCGTgcattatgtttttttttctcgcagtAATTCACACGATATCCTacaacttataaatttaaatgagaTATTCTTCCAACTTTTCATGAGTAATCAAATCTATTGTTGTCGCAGATTTCCtatctttttttacgaaattctTTTAGATTTGTGTGCTATGAGAAGGAAAATTGCGATGAAACATCTGATCTTAAATTTACCGAGAAAAGCATTCTGGTGGAAACTGAAAATTgaatgcaatttttacaagGTGCTTCATGCGTGCGAAATGTGgaattgtgatttttttaactacaGATAATTCTAGTCGCATTTGTCATGGCCATTCTGGTGGGCGTCTCGGCGCAGAACTTCAGGCATTTCTTCGCGGGATTTAGCCCTTATTTTCAGACCACAGTAATGAGGGATCCAAGATCTAATAGAGGTAAGTTGTTCAAACAATAACTTAGATTATACGGCGTTCTTGTAGCagtaataaagtataaaattatttttattaacaggAAATTATTAGCGTGATgcgttcaatatttatttttaataattgtttctaaatgaaatatattgttagtattttatgATGATATAAAATAGTGAATTGTTTGATGGCGCTTCTGATTTTCTAAGATGACCTTTGCACTTTTACAACTACCTCAATTTGCATAATTCAAAGATAATTTGTCGGCATATTATTACTAAGCCCGATCGCGCTTGCTAAGAAACAATtacacttttcttttctcgttCTTACGCTGTTATTAGACTTCTCGGAGTATTCGTTAAAGCTTATGCTTCGGAAATGTTCCTTGCTTCTATATCCTCCACATTATCAGGAAGCTGCGAATCATATAATCACGAGAATTTGTTATTACGTTTTCTTCTATTTGCATACGCCGAGAAGAAACGGCCTCGTTtcgtttgcaaaataatagGAAACATTCCAATACTGCTTAGTTAGAATGCCACAATCGTTTGAAAGTTACACACAATATGTGTAAAAGATTTCTCGGAAACAAATTCTGGTTTGCgatattatcgaaaaaaaacaaactaaTACGATAGAATTATGGTAATAACTATATTTCATGTATTAGTCTGATCGGAAAGTTTCTTTTCGCTTttgattttcatgaaaaatattaaagtactTTCTGATCAATTCAATATTATCgcattaatgtaaaaaacttTGGCGGTCTGTTGCACTAACAAGACAATAATCAAAACTTAGATATCGCTTATAATCGCGCAAATAACTTGCAAACTTCCGTTTCGGTGTATAAattcacgataaaaatagtattgcTAGATATTTATGAAGAAACGATCTAATAACTACAGTAAACTAACGATTGAAAGTTTTAGATAAGAAATCTACaatgttttcatttttatttcacgatgATCTTAATGATTTTAGTCGGAAATTTTAcaaggaaaaattaataaataattctatcggagtattttagaaaattaattgttaaagttcacgcgtttatttataaaatgttttgtacaatattaacAAAGATTGTTTTTTTGACACGGTTATATTCATTCAGCCGTAAAGATTCAAGATATAAAAGGAATGTTGTTTGGAGCGCGCTGTCGTATAATCAAACGGTTGATTGCGATTGAGAAGAACGGGCTTCGACGTTCGAATCGTAGGTAGTCTCGCAGTTAATGCAGAACCTATGTTGCTTAGACGGTATAGAACTTTTACCGGAACAACGAGGCTAACTAGAAATTTACTTGAACACGTGTTACGGAAGGAAAGGCAAGCGATTTGCGTTTATGTATCGTGAACATCGTGAATTATggtaaaatttttacgatgCATCGCTTTCAAATATACTGTCATGTTTAAATCGTAATATCTTCTACTTGAATAGAATTTATCGATTCTAAAAATCCTTTCTGACATACTTCACAttcataaacataaaaatatttaacgtaataattcGATATCATGTTGATGCTTCCTATGCAACTTTTAAAGCTGAATGAGCTACGTGTTATTTAAATAGCGCCGGCGTTGCAGGATATGCGATCCTTGCAATCCGTTCGAGCACGTTATTATGCGCATAACGGCATTGAAATGAGTGTCAAGTTCAACTTCacgtacaataaataatgcgGTGTACTATGTGCCTGACGGGAACAACGCTGAGCAAGTGGCCTAAGCCACATAAATCACATTTTAACTTAAAGAAAAGAAGTAACGTTCAATTCACACGCGAGAAACCCCGATAGAACgtgtattattttactatctctgctattaatattttttatgtaactaaTGCATTTTAAATCGTTGTAACTTTTCTAAatgtcaataattattttgaaatgaaTCATTCTGCAGCGCTAAATGATTAACGCTTCCAACGATTTATCTTGGTTTCCATGATTTTTGTTATGCCTGGGGTTACCGCTGACAAAGAGCCTACGATTATATTGGGATAACATCAGAAGTCGAATATCAGTCAAATAAATCGTTCGTTTCTCTGCCGTTAAATATTCAGCATTACTCACCGAAGGCGTGCTTAGTTCCGTTACTACTTCATCGCGAAATAGTGCGAAATTGGCGTTTGTTGTACGTGTGCGTTGCagctattaaaataattatcttaataaatctAGATATTCAGAGATAGTATCAATTGTCGGTAAATCGATTAATAATACAGGCATGATGAAACTGACTTCCTCATGTTAGAAAGGATTTCCACTCTTCCGTACATAGAAGCAACTTTCTTTTAATGCCACGTAACACTGTTATTATTAGATgcgatttattaaataatataaggcGCATGATAAATTGGAAGCAGTTTGGAAGTAATTTTCGTTTAGAAAGTCCCTCgaagcagtttttttttttatttttccttacTTCTTGGTAAAACTATCTCGGTCTATTAATAGTGATAATAACTTCCGTTAGTTTTCGAAAAactagaataaaattaaaataagtaaaaagaaaaaatataacaattattgacGTGAgcattatagtaaaatatttcactgaaatatatttagcaaacaattttgtaatcaTGTTTATAAAACTCATAgagtgcataaaaaatattttttactgtaGTATCAAGCAAAGGTCTAGTTAGATTTTTCCAaagttaattgaaaattgctcGGTATTTGACgtgttaataattgtttattctgTGATGTGGCCAATCGCGCATTATTGCACTGTCAATGATCGTAAAGACTAATGATCTTCGTAAGCGATCCAATCGATTCAATCTCGTCAAACAGTGTCGATAATGATCAAATGCCGTCTCATGAGCCGCGTCTGTCTGCCACGTTAAGAACCATTCAATACATTTCTATAGACTATCAAGTTTATTGGAGGCGAACGTGTACAATAAGCATGCCATTCCATTCGATTGCAAATCGTTGATTGATAGTGTTATTAGAACAATtgtgaaaatttttcattgtccTAAGATTATATActgatatatctttttttttcgcatgaTTTAATTCCCAATAATTGCCCTGAGGCTTTGAAAACAAACTTTCCGGCGgaaagaatacaaaaatagaataaagtGTAACATTTTCGATATCGTAACGGACAATCGTGAGAACGAGTACAACTATCGCGAGGGAGATTGTGAGAATGCGTCTAACGCACTCTTTTCGTAGGTCCGGTGTTATTCCCACCTGGGCCGCCACCCAACTCAGCTGACACCAGCGGCGTCGTCGTGGGCGCGAGCGGATACGGATTCGTTCCACCCAACGCAGGTAATTTGGCCGGGTTCTGAGaaaatcaaaagaaatctcgatgtaccaaaaaaaaaaaaaaaaaaagggggaatCGGTGGTGGAGTCGGCGAACCTTCACGTGACCAGCCTGTGCATGTAAGGCAATCCAAAGAAACGCCGAAGCGGAAGAATAACAGAATAAAACAGAATGgggaaaaggaaaaagaaagagagagagagagagagaataatgTCTCTCGTGTGATCACGCAATACCTCGTTCGCCCCCTCTGCACCCAACTTATGTATAAACACTATTTATTATCACCTATGAAATAACATTGTCGACAATATGCATTATCCCAACTCCTTTCAGTTCTATAATCAAGGGCGTTGTGCATGTAATAGCGTCTATTGTTTTACAAGCTGTTCGAAGAGTCACGCAAGCCTATGCGGATATTGACACTTTAAATCCAGTAGTGATATCacgcgattaaaaaaatatatttaatcaatgttaacaatttatataaattaaatcaagttTACCTCTCGAAAATTACAATCGCAATTGTCGACTAGTCGGCATCGTCGGATTCAGAATGTTTCAATATCGACAATGTAATGTAAATCGatgatacaaatataatatttctttgcaaTTGCGCGATTGTTCGAAACGCTCGTAATAATTGTTAAAggtgttgtaaaatatataaatatactgtaaattaataaaagtagcAAATAACCGTCGCAAATTCGACGTACGCATAAGcgtatacaaattttaatttccctTTGTATTATGTTtggctaattaaaaaattcgaacTACTCAGTTCCGGCCTGTATGGCGTCACATACACATGGCCGAGCTCGAATTggcaaattgcaaaaatttactcCCCATTGCACCTTCGCTTTCGCGAAGGTTGACTTTGTCACCTCCCCGAATCCTTGAATCTCGGTACGTCGTTTTGCGAGCGTGCTAATGGTGTTCTGTCGTTCACGCTTACGTTCGTAATCCCGCCGAGGACGACAATCAGCTTCGTCTCATTACATCCTCGCGGGAAGACTGCACGTCAGCACGGCATTTACTATGAACAGCCGCAATCGCGAGCATGCCAAGCGTTAACCATCGACGTCTCGCTTGTCGCATCTATAATTCGAATTTTTGGCGATCGATACGGAAATCGCAGTGTGCGACAGTAAGATGCGATACTAATATGTGGTACGCGGGTTCCCTAGCTACTAGTAGTGTGCACCGCAGCATGTCTAGCGACAGAAATGCACTAGCACGGATAATTAAGAGTATCCTGAACGCCGCAGGTAAGtctataaagaaaatatatttaatatccaCAGCGGCATTAACATAAGCGGACTCTATAAATATCGCGGAGAACGTTCAATAAATGTTTCCTCCTATTTATCGTATCTATTATTACACGGCGGTAAGCAtgaactattttttttctaacaacgGAAACTTTCGCCAGATGATTATCTCATTAACCTTGTCAGCGATACCCAACGAGCCATTTACCGTCACCGTTTACTCAGAACGAAGTGAGATCGGATTTAAAAATCGATTCAAACCCGAATCGTAGCGCAGAGAACCGTTGAGAACGGATTTCCTTGCGCAATCGGATCCACGGTTTCCGCGATGTAACGCGAGGCGCAACATGTCTTCCGGTAATTTAAACCCATACCCAGGCTTTCATTTCTCGCGCCGTCCTTCGCACCTGCGCTCGCTATCGAAATAGTCTCATCAGGGGGCAGCGTAATGAGGGGGAGGAGCagagaaaaaaatcgtagCTACGATAAAGAAAAGGAGCGCGGAGCGAGACTTCGCACTTCCTCCTTCCGCGAAACCGGCGGCGCAGCTGGATACCGGTTTTCTCGCGTGAGGAATCTTCAGCCTTGGCACATGCGTCCGCGACGGTTCAGTGAAAGCGATTTTGACGACAGACGGCGGCGCGGCCTCGCGGCTTAAACTCGTTTCGCGCGTAACCTTACTTGAGTTACTCCATTGCGCGTAACAGGTGTTACGAGGCCGTCAACGCGACAAGGTTGCCTTTTCGGTCAGCGACGCATTATACGGATACCGGGGGAAAAACAAAGACGGAGAAGTGAAGATCAATGCTCCTTCGGTCCCGCCTCCGAACCGGTCATGCACGGTCAAGTTCGatgaattctttttcttccagCCGCGCGCATTGTGTCCTTTGTTATTCAATCGTAAAGAAAACCGCGAAGTTACGAAATCAAATACAAACGTTTGTAATTAATCCCgccgaatttttttttacacaagcGAAAGTGACATGTGGCATGCACAAAGTATTTTGGCGATTGGAGAAATTATGTAAGACGTTTGTGTAACATTATTGAAGAATTTCGCCAACGAGTGCTTATTGAGTAATGACAAAATGATTGGAGGAACCGAATTCAATATCGTAATAGTGATCGTAAAATTACGTTGCCTCGCGGCAGATGACGTCTTCGTGAAAGAGCGACGGTAGGAAACCACGGTTTTTATTCACAGATGTCTAAAAAAATCGGCGTTACCGGAGAATGTCAGGTGGCCGAACTTGCAATTATCGATCGACAGAAGGAGCGAAAAATTCGGATTGGGTAACCCGCGCGTCTGCGAAACTCCGTATAAGAACCTCAGAAAGAACGTAACCGCGCGCAATGCGTAAGCACGCTGATACAATCAGCTCGATGGAATAAAGCTTTGTTCCCATAAGCCTGCCGTTACGTTGGCAAATAATTGCTCAATTCGGCGAAGATGGACACATAGGTTCGCAAATTGCTGGCGCTGAATGTGGGTATCCCTCGTTTCAAGCGTTTGCCGAACTCGCGGAAGAATTGTAAGCGACGCCGCGGcgctattttatataactcgACAAGTTAGCGGGAGGTAATTGCTAATGGCGCTAAAACTCGCGTACGGCGCAAAAGAAGTGAGCGGCTGGCGAAACAAATTCTGCCGTAGAGAAACACGCGCCGGATATCGGGGGAAAGCTTGTGCATCTCGCGCTTTACAACATTTTGCGCTCATTAATGCGCGCAACTCGACGCGCGCGGAAGGAAACGTAAATCTCGGCGGGCATCGCGTGATTAACGTCGTGGCGCGTTTTAAGGGCGAGGAGCATTAAGCTCGAAAGTTAAGA
This genomic window from Linepithema humile isolate Giens D197 chromosome 5, Lhum_UNIL_v1.0, whole genome shotgun sequence contains:
- the LOC105675533 gene encoding uncharacterized protein; amino-acid sequence: MRIIILVAFVMAILVGVSAQNFRHFFAGFSPYFQTTVMRDPRSNRGPVLFPPGPPPNSADTSGVVVGASGYGFVPPNAGYITYFYY